In Pectobacterium aroidearum, the following are encoded in one genomic region:
- a CDS encoding DUF1800 domain-containing protein has product MHKQARFALAYLTPFHTQQISSPLRKPRPSSFASSLCNILILLWTLTFCTSGIALTIAETRHLVDRTGFGTTPQDIERFKEMTREQAVDYLLSTLDAPFYTLPPAFVQKPYPDYWQEGWREQNMIFFRINEINQLQTWWVQEMILTPTPFADRLTLFWHNHFVSRFDNTLITAPFFDQLTLFRQVGSQSFRLLIRKILQDPMMLSGLDNTSNTRQNPNENLARELMELFTLGEGNYSENDVKQVARILAGHGVNAMQQWRYRFDAIAAVSGEKTLLGKRIQGTPDEELDQLVDVLLSQPQTATRLAGKFYRAFISLEDNPETVSALAQNLRNNDYAMKPFIRELLLSPAFWHERNRGALVKSPLDLIVGFSRTLSLVLPDQQILLDYLQTLGQSPFMAPSVAGWEEGMAWLDSKTLVDRTRVLTRLWSAVENPPPDNDGLIVRFSSESRGLPARFIVTANGQKLARITAKIGADTRQEQTSNEPGNLKPMWETVAILLPSGSATLENVTITMDADEPDTHLFINWISFNGYRFSPHQASWVIPKGSSCQADSPLGSFYCNLSLSFDLTLPVGSEEASLIDRSTPLNANIEYGTGRLKPQFSQSGSTLPTSVTPYARISPHSLLAISPFRQPVSWDNSAVTLKALTLDPAFNMK; this is encoded by the coding sequence ATGCATAAACAAGCTCGTTTTGCATTAGCGTATCTTACGCCATTTCATACCCAGCAGATCTCGTCGCCCCTTAGAAAACCACGACCATCATCTTTTGCAAGTAGTCTGTGCAACATTCTCATTCTGCTGTGGACTCTCACATTCTGCACCTCAGGAATCGCCTTAACAATTGCAGAAACACGTCATCTGGTCGACCGCACTGGATTTGGCACAACCCCACAGGATATTGAACGTTTCAAAGAGATGACGCGGGAACAAGCCGTGGATTATCTGCTAAGCACACTCGATGCGCCTTTTTACACTCTTCCCCCGGCTTTCGTGCAGAAACCTTATCCAGATTACTGGCAGGAAGGCTGGCGAGAGCAAAATATGATTTTCTTCCGTATCAACGAAATTAACCAGCTGCAGACGTGGTGGGTACAGGAAATGATTCTGACACCCACTCCATTTGCCGATCGCCTCACGCTGTTCTGGCACAACCATTTCGTTTCCCGGTTTGACAACACCCTCATCACCGCCCCTTTTTTCGATCAGCTCACTCTATTTCGGCAGGTCGGTAGCCAGAGCTTTCGCCTTCTGATACGAAAAATACTCCAAGACCCCATGATGCTCAGCGGGTTGGATAACACCTCTAATACACGCCAGAATCCTAATGAAAATCTTGCAAGAGAATTGATGGAGCTCTTTACCCTAGGAGAGGGTAATTACAGTGAAAATGACGTCAAACAAGTGGCCCGCATTCTGGCCGGGCATGGTGTCAACGCCATGCAGCAATGGCGTTATCGATTTGACGCCATTGCGGCGGTATCTGGCGAAAAAACGCTGCTAGGCAAGAGAATTCAAGGAACACCCGATGAAGAACTCGATCAGCTTGTTGATGTTTTATTGTCGCAACCCCAAACGGCAACGCGTTTAGCAGGAAAGTTTTACCGCGCCTTTATTTCGCTAGAGGATAACCCTGAAACGGTATCCGCATTAGCACAAAATTTACGCAATAATGACTATGCGATGAAACCGTTCATACGTGAATTGTTGCTCAGTCCCGCTTTTTGGCACGAGCGCAATCGTGGAGCATTGGTCAAATCCCCGCTGGATCTTATCGTCGGTTTTTCTCGCACGCTGTCGCTGGTGTTGCCCGATCAACAGATCCTACTTGATTATCTTCAGACTCTGGGACAAAGCCCCTTTATGGCTCCCTCAGTGGCGGGATGGGAAGAGGGAATGGCATGGCTTGATAGCAAGACACTGGTCGATCGTACCAGAGTGTTAACCCGACTGTGGTCTGCTGTAGAAAATCCGCCGCCTGACAATGATGGGTTAATCGTGCGTTTTTCATCCGAAAGTCGTGGGCTACCTGCTCGCTTTATCGTCACCGCCAATGGGCAAAAGCTTGCCAGAATTACTGCAAAGATCGGGGCAGATACCCGGCAAGAACAAACTTCCAACGAGCCAGGAAATCTGAAACCCATGTGGGAAACCGTCGCTATTCTCTTACCCAGTGGATCCGCAACATTGGAAAATGTCACCATTACGATGGATGCAGATGAACCCGATACCCATTTATTTATCAATTGGATTTCCTTCAATGGCTATCGTTTTTCTCCCCATCAAGCCAGTTGGGTCATCCCGAAAGGTTCCTCCTGCCAGGCAGATTCACCGTTAGGATCTTTTTACTGCAACCTGAGTTTATCTTTTGACCTTACTCTACCGGTTGGGAGCGAAGAGGCCAGTCTGATCGATCGGAGTACGCCACTCAACGCCAACATCGAATACGGTACAGGTCGCCTAAAGCCGCAATTTAGTCAATCGGGAAGCACGCTACCCACTAGCGTCACACCTTATGCCCGTATATCTCCTCATTCACTACTGGCTATCTCGCCTTTTAGACAACCCGTCAGTTGGGATAACAGTGCCGTGACCTTAAAGGCACTGACACTTGACCCTGCATTTAATATGAAATAG
- a CDS encoding ABC transporter ATP-binding protein — protein sequence MRNYVSFRNVQKTYDGDRLIVKNLNLDIREGEFLTLLGPSGSGKTTSLMMLAGFETPTQGEILLRDAPLHHLPPHQRDIGMVFQNYALFPHMTVAENLAFPLSIRRLNRADIKEKVDRVLDRVKLTSLADRYPAQMSGGQQQRVALARALVFEPKLVLMDEPLGALDKQLREHMQLEIKELHQSLELTVVYVTHDQSEAMTMSNRVAVFNDGVIQQMDSPSDIYEKPENAFVAQFIGENNTLLATRAEAEGAFYRATLDDGTSLRALKVRPSSPGRKITLCIRPERVHVNAPHVDDSMQQVKARIQQFIYLGDHVRMMTEVAGQPQFMVKLPASEIQSHWKAGTEVNLSWQPEHLRALDSIITH from the coding sequence ATGAGAAATTATGTCAGCTTCAGGAATGTTCAGAAGACCTATGACGGCGACCGTCTGATCGTCAAAAACCTCAATCTGGATATCCGTGAAGGTGAATTTCTGACCCTGCTTGGGCCATCCGGCTCGGGAAAAACCACCAGTTTGATGATGCTCGCCGGGTTTGAAACCCCGACGCAGGGCGAAATTCTGCTGCGCGATGCGCCGCTGCACCATCTTCCACCACATCAGCGTGACATCGGTATGGTATTTCAGAACTACGCTCTGTTCCCACATATGACCGTGGCAGAGAATCTCGCCTTTCCATTGTCCATCCGTCGCCTGAACCGCGCCGACATCAAAGAGAAAGTGGATCGAGTTCTGGATCGCGTGAAACTCACCAGCCTGGCCGACCGCTACCCCGCGCAGATGTCCGGTGGCCAACAGCAGCGTGTGGCGCTAGCCCGCGCGTTGGTTTTCGAGCCTAAACTGGTGCTGATGGATGAACCGCTGGGCGCGCTGGATAAACAGCTGCGCGAGCATATGCAGTTGGAAATCAAGGAGCTGCATCAGTCGCTGGAGTTAACCGTGGTGTACGTCACCCATGACCAGAGCGAAGCGATGACGATGTCCAACCGCGTCGCCGTGTTTAACGATGGCGTGATTCAGCAGATGGATAGCCCCAGCGATATCTACGAAAAACCGGAAAACGCCTTTGTGGCACAGTTTATCGGCGAAAATAATACGCTGCTCGCCACACGCGCCGAGGCCGAAGGCGCATTCTACCGGGCAACACTGGACGACGGCACTTCACTGCGTGCGCTGAAAGTCCGCCCCAGTTCGCCGGGTCGAAAAATTACGCTTTGCATCCGCCCGGAACGCGTTCACGTCAACGCGCCCCACGTCGACGACAGCATGCAGCAGGTCAAAGCCCGCATTCAGCAGTTCATCTATCTGGGCGATCACGTCCGGATGATGACGGAAGTGGCTGGGCAACCGCAATTCATGGTGAAACTCCCCGCCAGCGAGATTCAGTCGCACTGGAAAGCCGGCACCGAAGTCAACTTGTCATGGCAGCCAGAGCACCTGCGCGCGCTGGATAGCATCATCACTCATTAA
- a CDS encoding PLP-dependent aminotransferase family protein: protein MRSLLTDLLLQRLANQQDGALNKRLYDCIRLAILDGAIAAGERLPSSRDLAQQLSLSRNTVLTAYEQLLAEGYIDARKGSGTFVTEQLPDGNMQPVSNDSAGEIREPKHELSRRGMHLLGYAGASARQWGAFMPGIPDIASFPHDLWRRIQTRLTRRVRPEQLSYSPIGGCPELQLALVDYLRVARSVECTPEQILITEGTHQAMDLLAKMLCNPGDLAWIEDPCYWGIRNVLTINGLRVAPVDVDEQGLAPPETLAPDAVPRLICVTPSHQYPLGAVMSLARRQRLLALAQEHGCWVVEDDYDSEFRFSGSPIPALQGLQAQSPVIYIGTFSKTLYPGLRVSYMVLPPLLAQSLKTAHSELYRGGHWLTQATLAQFIHEGHYAAHIRRMRLLYARRRALLTSLIEQHLGADYVGDNSNAGLHMLLSLPPHIDDVVLSAAILRRGVMVKPLSSYYLQPTQQRGLLLGYASVEESQMTKAFSVIVACIQALNTRHSDV from the coding sequence TTGCGCTCACTTCTGACCGACTTATTGCTTCAGCGTTTAGCCAACCAGCAAGACGGTGCGCTAAACAAGCGTTTGTACGACTGCATTCGGCTAGCGATTCTTGATGGCGCGATTGCCGCTGGCGAGCGTCTGCCGTCGTCGCGCGATCTGGCGCAGCAGCTATCGCTGTCACGTAATACCGTACTGACCGCTTACGAACAGCTCCTGGCAGAAGGCTATATTGATGCGCGCAAAGGAAGCGGGACATTCGTCACGGAACAGTTACCCGATGGCAATATGCAACCGGTGAGCAACGACAGCGCCGGAGAAATCCGTGAACCTAAACATGAATTATCGCGTCGCGGTATGCATCTGCTGGGTTATGCCGGTGCCTCCGCCCGCCAATGGGGCGCGTTTATGCCGGGCATCCCGGATATCGCTAGCTTTCCTCACGATTTGTGGCGACGGATTCAGACGCGACTGACGCGCCGCGTTCGTCCCGAACAGCTTTCCTATTCACCGATTGGTGGCTGTCCCGAACTGCAACTCGCTCTGGTGGATTATCTGCGCGTCGCCCGCTCTGTCGAATGCACGCCGGAGCAGATTCTGATTACCGAAGGCACGCATCAGGCGATGGATCTGCTGGCTAAAATGCTGTGCAACCCCGGCGATTTGGCATGGATTGAAGATCCCTGTTACTGGGGGATTCGCAATGTTCTGACGATTAACGGCCTGCGAGTCGCCCCCGTTGATGTCGATGAACAAGGGCTGGCACCGCCGGAAACGCTGGCACCTGATGCCGTTCCACGCCTGATTTGCGTGACACCGTCACATCAATATCCACTGGGCGCGGTGATGAGTCTGGCACGGCGTCAACGTCTGCTGGCACTGGCGCAGGAGCACGGTTGTTGGGTGGTGGAGGATGATTACGATAGCGAATTCCGCTTCTCCGGCAGCCCGATCCCCGCGCTGCAAGGGCTACAGGCGCAATCACCGGTGATCTACATCGGCACATTCAGCAAAACACTCTACCCCGGTCTGCGTGTCAGCTACATGGTGCTGCCTCCGCTGCTGGCGCAGTCGCTAAAGACCGCACATTCCGAACTCTATCGCGGCGGTCACTGGCTCACACAAGCGACGCTCGCGCAGTTTATCCACGAAGGCCACTACGCCGCACATATCCGCCGCATGCGCCTGCTCTACGCCCGACGTCGCGCGCTATTGACGTCGTTGATTGAACAACATCTGGGCGCGGATTACGTTGGAGACAACAGCAACGCCGGGCTGCATATGCTGCTCAGTCTGCCTCCTCATATCGACGATGTCGTGCTAAGCGCGGCAATCTTGCGCCGTGGCGTGATGGTTAAACCCCTCTCCAGCTACTACCTGCAACCGACGCAACAGCGTGGTTTATTACTGGGCTACGCCAGCGTGGAAGAGAGCCAAATGACGAAGGCGTTTTCCGTGATTGTGGCCTGTATTCAGGCGCTGAATACCCGCCATTCCGACGTCTGA
- a CDS encoding 4-aminobutyrate--2-oxoglutarate transaminase, with amino-acid sequence MKNSELNQRRLAATPRGVGVMCDFYAERAENSTLWDVEGREFIDFAAGIAVLNTGHRHPKIVAAVREQLDRFTHTAYQIVPYGSYVTLAERINALAPIDGAAKTTFFTTGAEAVENAVKIARAYTKRPGVIAFNAAFHGRTLLTMTLTGKVAPYSTGFGPFPGSIFHALYPSEQHGITVEQALESVERLMHTDIAADQVAAILLEPVQGEGGFNVAPPAFISGLRRLCDEHGILLIADEVQTGFARTGKLFAMEYYAEKADLITMAKSLGGGFPISGVVGRADVMDAPAPGGLGGTYAGNPLSVASALAVLDVIEEEKLCQRAQRLGAALVETLEKIKAQCPALVAIRAQGSMVAAEFNDPHTGKPSAEITRQFQKSALEAGLLLLTCGVHGNVIRFLYPLTVPDDQFSKAMSILTRVFTR; translated from the coding sequence ATGAAGAATAGCGAACTGAATCAACGCCGTCTGGCCGCCACGCCGCGTGGTGTGGGCGTCATGTGTGACTTCTATGCTGAGCGTGCGGAAAATAGCACCCTGTGGGATGTTGAAGGTCGAGAATTTATCGATTTCGCCGCCGGGATTGCGGTACTGAACACCGGCCACCGTCATCCGAAAATTGTTGCTGCGGTGCGCGAGCAACTGGATCGCTTTACCCATACGGCCTACCAGATTGTGCCTTACGGCAGCTACGTTACCCTTGCCGAACGCATCAATGCGCTGGCGCCGATTGACGGCGCGGCAAAGACTACGTTCTTTACCACCGGAGCCGAAGCGGTGGAAAACGCGGTGAAAATTGCTCGCGCCTACACCAAACGCCCCGGTGTGATTGCCTTCAACGCCGCGTTTCACGGCCGCACGCTGCTGACCATGACGCTAACGGGCAAAGTGGCACCGTACTCCACAGGATTCGGGCCGTTCCCCGGCTCCATTTTTCACGCGCTTTACCCCAGTGAACAGCACGGCATTACCGTTGAGCAGGCGTTGGAAAGCGTTGAACGTCTGATGCATACCGATATCGCCGCCGATCAGGTTGCCGCCATTCTGCTGGAGCCGGTGCAGGGCGAAGGTGGTTTCAACGTCGCACCACCGGCCTTTATTAGCGGGCTACGTAGACTGTGCGATGAGCATGGCATCCTGCTGATTGCTGATGAAGTGCAGACGGGCTTTGCCCGTACCGGCAAGCTGTTCGCGATGGAATATTACGCGGAGAAAGCGGATCTGATCACGATGGCAAAAAGTCTGGGCGGCGGTTTCCCGATCTCCGGCGTCGTCGGTCGTGCTGATGTCATGGACGCACCTGCGCCGGGTGGGCTGGGCGGCACCTATGCGGGGAACCCGCTGTCGGTGGCCTCCGCGCTGGCGGTATTGGACGTGATTGAAGAAGAGAAATTGTGCCAGCGGGCACAGCGTCTGGGTGCTGCGCTGGTGGAAACGCTGGAGAAAATCAAAGCGCAGTGTCCGGCGCTGGTGGCGATTCGTGCGCAGGGGTCGATGGTGGCGGCGGAATTTAACGATCCGCACACCGGAAAACCCTCGGCAGAGATTACCCGTCAATTTCAGAAAAGCGCGTTGGAAGCTGGTCTGCTGCTGCTGACCTGCGGTGTACATGGCAACGTGATTCGTTTCCTGTATCCGTTAACGGTGCCTGACGATCAGTTCAGTAAGGCCATGAGCATCCTGACGCGCGTATTTACACGATAG
- a CDS encoding NAD-dependent succinate-semialdehyde dehydrogenase, translating into MQQKATIPLKQQALFRQHCLIDGEWQDSHNGERLYVTNPATGEVLGSVPLVTVSQTEQAIAAAEQALVEWRKKTGKERAALLQAWARLIMDNQDDLATLLTAEQGKPLAEARGEIAYATSFIDWFAEEAKRIEGSVLQSPQGQQRLLVIKQPIGVCAAITPWNFPAAMITRKVGPALAAGCTMIVKPAEQTPFTALALAELAQQAGIPRGVLQVIVGDAQSVGKVLCDSPVVRKLSFTGSTEVGRILMAQSAPTVKKLSLELGGNAPFIVFDDADVDLAVKGILASKFRNSGQTCVCANRIYVQEGIYPELVERLVEEVRKLKVGEGTQPGVTQGPLIDADAISKVEQHIADALSHGATLLLGGKRHELGGTFFTPTIVGGVTRDMRFAREETFGPVAPLFRFSDEAEVIAMANDTEFGLAAYVYTRDAVRQWTVPEALDYGMVGINTGLISNEVAPFGGVKQSGLGREGSRFGIEDYLEMKYLCVDLSR; encoded by the coding sequence ATGCAACAGAAAGCAACTATACCGCTAAAACAGCAAGCGTTATTCCGCCAACACTGCCTGATTGACGGCGAGTGGCAAGACAGCCACAACGGTGAACGTCTGTATGTCACTAATCCGGCGACGGGCGAGGTGCTGGGTAGCGTACCGTTAGTGACGGTGTCACAAACTGAGCAGGCGATTGCTGCGGCTGAACAGGCGCTGGTTGAGTGGCGTAAAAAGACGGGGAAAGAACGCGCCGCGTTGTTGCAGGCGTGGGCGCGTCTGATTATGGATAATCAGGATGACCTGGCTACGCTGCTGACGGCAGAACAGGGCAAACCGCTGGCGGAAGCACGGGGGGAAATCGCCTACGCCACCAGCTTTATCGACTGGTTTGCGGAAGAGGCCAAACGTATTGAAGGCAGCGTGCTGCAATCGCCACAAGGGCAACAGCGCCTGCTGGTCATCAAGCAGCCCATCGGCGTGTGTGCGGCGATTACGCCGTGGAATTTCCCGGCGGCGATGATTACCCGTAAGGTCGGGCCCGCGCTGGCGGCGGGCTGCACGATGATCGTCAAACCTGCTGAACAGACGCCGTTTACCGCGCTGGCGCTGGCTGAACTGGCGCAGCAGGCCGGTATTCCGCGCGGCGTGTTGCAGGTCATCGTCGGTGACGCGCAGTCGGTCGGCAAGGTGCTCTGCGATAGTCCGGTGGTGCGTAAATTGAGCTTCACCGGCTCCACGGAAGTCGGTCGCATCTTGATGGCGCAAAGCGCGCCAACCGTGAAAAAGCTGTCGCTGGAACTGGGAGGCAACGCGCCGTTTATCGTGTTCGATGATGCCGATGTGGATCTGGCGGTGAAAGGCATTCTGGCCTCCAAGTTCCGCAACAGCGGGCAGACCTGCGTCTGCGCCAATCGCATCTACGTGCAAGAGGGTATTTATCCAGAGCTGGTCGAACGACTGGTAGAAGAAGTGCGCAAGTTGAAGGTCGGTGAGGGTACGCAGCCGGGGGTGACGCAGGGACCACTGATAGATGCCGATGCGATTAGCAAGGTTGAGCAACATATTGCCGATGCGCTATCGCACGGAGCAACGCTGCTGCTGGGGGGCAAACGCCATGAGCTGGGTGGCACGTTCTTCACACCAACCATCGTCGGCGGGGTGACGCGCGACATGCGTTTTGCCCGTGAAGAGACATTCGGACCTGTGGCACCGCTGTTCCGTTTCAGCGATGAAGCGGAGGTGATTGCGATGGCGAACGACACCGAGTTTGGGCTGGCGGCCTATGTCTACACGCGTGATGCCGTGCGCCAGTGGACGGTGCCGGAAGCTCTGGACTACGGCATGGTCGGCATCAATACCGGCCTGATTTCGAACGAAGTCGCGCCGTTTGGTGGCGTGAAACAGTCTGGGCTGGGGCGTGAAGGGTCACGATTCGGTATCGAAGACTATCTGGAAATGAAATACCTCTGTGTCGATCTTTCCCGGTAA
- a CDS encoding ABC transporter substrate-binding protein → MFTFNNRFTFNNTPKAKGRQALKKIAATAFLVTMACQAQAESVTVISFGGLNKDAQDKAFYKPFAAAGKGTVEAGEYNGEMARIRAMVETGQVGWDVVEVEGPELMRGCNEGLFEPLDWSKLGDQSQFVKGAVTECGAGIFLWSTVLTYNAQKLKQAPKSWADFWNVKEYPGKRALRKSAKFTLEIALLADGVKRDDLYKVLATPEGVDRAFKKLDQIKSNIQWWESGAQPLQWLVSGDVVMTSAYNGRVSAAQKEGHDFKIVWADSIYDLDSWAIVKGSKHKALAEQFIAFANQPENQKVFAENIPYGPTHVKTTSLLTPAVAANLPTAPDNLAQALQVDTEFWIDHGEELEQRFNAWAAQ, encoded by the coding sequence ATGTTCACATTTAATAACAGGTTCACATTCAATAACACGCCCAAAGCAAAGGGACGTCAGGCGCTGAAGAAAATTGCGGCCACGGCTTTTCTGGTGACGATGGCCTGTCAGGCTCAGGCGGAATCCGTCACGGTAATCTCATTCGGTGGTTTGAACAAGGACGCGCAGGATAAGGCATTTTACAAACCGTTCGCCGCTGCGGGTAAAGGCACGGTCGAAGCCGGTGAGTACAACGGTGAAATGGCGCGTATCCGGGCGATGGTGGAAACCGGGCAGGTAGGTTGGGACGTCGTGGAAGTCGAAGGTCCTGAGCTGATGCGTGGTTGTAACGAAGGGCTATTTGAGCCGCTGGACTGGTCAAAGCTGGGCGATCAATCCCAGTTTGTCAAAGGGGCAGTAACCGAGTGCGGCGCGGGAATTTTCCTGTGGTCAACCGTCTTGACCTATAACGCGCAGAAGCTGAAGCAGGCACCGAAAAGCTGGGCTGATTTCTGGAATGTGAAGGAATACCCCGGCAAGCGTGCGCTGCGTAAAAGCGCCAAATTTACGCTGGAAATCGCGCTGTTGGCTGATGGCGTGAAACGTGACGATCTTTATAAGGTGCTGGCGACGCCAGAGGGCGTCGATCGTGCCTTTAAGAAACTGGATCAGATCAAATCCAATATTCAGTGGTGGGAATCCGGTGCCCAGCCGCTGCAATGGCTGGTGTCGGGCGATGTGGTAATGACATCCGCGTATAACGGTCGCGTCTCAGCGGCGCAGAAAGAAGGGCATGATTTCAAGATTGTCTGGGCCGACAGCATTTACGATCTGGATAGTTGGGCAATCGTCAAAGGCTCCAAGCATAAGGCGCTGGCGGAGCAGTTCATTGCGTTTGCCAACCAACCGGAAAATCAGAAAGTGTTCGCTGAGAACATTCCCTATGGCCCGACGCACGTCAAAACCACCAGCCTGCTAACTCCAGCGGTCGCCGCCAATCTGCCGACTGCGCCTGATAATTTGGCACAGGCCTTGCAGGTAGATACAGAGTTTTGGATCGACCACGGTGAAGAGCTGGAGCAACGTTTTAACGCCTGGGCCGCGCAGTAA
- a CDS encoding ABC transporter permease: MSQSDIAAAVPSGGSEENSTLKQQLWLAQKAYKKRSLLLIAPLFLFIVVSFLFPITSILGKSVSNPELRDNMPQTIAEMRQWSGNDVPDETVFRALVGDLRDARSSGKLSTITKRLGYEGSEYRTLITRTLRKLPAEGSSDVRDQLIREQPMWGELATWKTFDRAARPFTSYYLLAVFDHKVDATTQHIVPQPADQALYVDVLLRTLLMAGVVTLLCVGLGYPLAYWLAKQPSNRANLLLILVLLPFWTSLIVRTASWIVLLQSGGLINRSLMNIGIIDEPLVLVFNRIGVYISMTHILLPFFILPLYAVMKGISPNYVRAAVSLGAHPFIAFWRVYVPQTYAGVTAGALLVFMMAIGYYITPALLGGPSDQMLSYFVAFFTNTTMNWGMAAALGTQLLIIVTLLYVVYIRVTRTNAEAAAH, translated from the coding sequence ATGTCCCAGAGCGATATCGCCGCCGCTGTGCCGTCTGGCGGAAGTGAGGAAAACTCGACCTTGAAACAACAACTGTGGCTGGCGCAGAAAGCCTATAAAAAACGCTCTCTGCTGCTGATTGCACCGCTGTTTCTGTTTATCGTGGTGAGTTTTCTCTTCCCGATCACCTCGATTTTGGGGAAAAGCGTCTCCAATCCGGAATTGCGCGACAATATGCCACAGACCATTGCCGAGATGCGGCAATGGTCGGGCAACGATGTGCCGGATGAAACCGTCTTTCGGGCGCTGGTCGGCGATCTGCGTGATGCCCGCAGCAGCGGTAAGTTAAGCACGATTACCAAACGACTAGGGTATGAAGGCTCGGAATACCGCACGCTGATTACCCGCACATTGCGCAAGCTGCCCGCCGAGGGCAGCAGCGACGTGCGCGATCAACTGATCCGTGAACAGCCGATGTGGGGAGAATTAGCAACCTGGAAAACGTTCGATCGTGCGGCGCGGCCTTTTACCAGCTATTACCTGTTGGCGGTGTTTGACCATAAAGTTGATGCCACCACGCAGCACATCGTCCCACAGCCAGCCGATCAGGCGCTGTATGTGGACGTGCTGCTGCGCACGCTGCTGATGGCGGGCGTGGTAACACTGCTGTGCGTGGGGCTAGGATACCCGCTGGCGTACTGGCTGGCGAAGCAGCCCTCTAACCGCGCCAATCTGTTGCTAATTTTGGTGCTGCTACCGTTCTGGACATCACTGATCGTGCGCACCGCGAGCTGGATTGTGCTGTTGCAGTCCGGTGGATTGATCAACCGTTCGCTGATGAATATCGGCATTATCGATGAACCGCTGGTGCTGGTATTTAACCGTATCGGTGTCTACATCTCGATGACCCACATCCTATTACCGTTCTTCATTCTGCCGCTGTACGCGGTGATGAAAGGCATTTCCCCGAACTATGTGCGTGCGGCGGTCTCGCTGGGTGCACATCCGTTTATCGCCTTCTGGCGGGTTTATGTGCCGCAAACCTACGCCGGTGTGACGGCAGGAGCGCTGCTGGTCTTTATGATGGCGATTGGCTACTACATTACGCCAGCGCTGTTAGGCGGGCCGAGCGACCAGATGTTGAGCTATTTTGTTGCGTTCTTTACTAACACCACCATGAACTGGGGAATGGCGGCTGCGTTAGGGACACAACTGCTGATTATCGTGACGCTACTGTACGTGGTGTACATCCGGGTAACGCGCACTAATGCGGAAGCCGCGGCGCACTAA
- a CDS encoding ABC transporter permease → MRQQGEVVIRLWNTFFNFYGAAMLLFLIVPVLVIVPLSFNAGSFLSYPLTGFSLRWYREFFNSSEWLGALGNSLLIAPLATLLATVLGVLASVGLVRGEFRGKSLVMAVLISPMIAPVVIVAVGMFFFFAKLSLLNSYLGLVLAHAMLGVPFVVITVTAVLKNYDHNLTRAAASLGASPLLAFRKVTFPLIAPGVFSGALFAFATSFDEVIVTLFLASPRQRTLPLQMFAGIRENLDPTIAAAATMMVGAALILLIVMEILRRRSERLRSGG, encoded by the coding sequence ATGAGACAGCAGGGTGAAGTGGTTATCCGTCTGTGGAATACCTTCTTTAATTTCTACGGGGCGGCGATGCTGTTGTTTTTGATTGTCCCTGTGTTGGTGATTGTTCCGCTTTCGTTTAATGCCGGTTCGTTTCTGAGCTATCCGCTGACGGGGTTTTCCCTGCGCTGGTATCGCGAGTTTTTTAACTCCAGCGAGTGGCTGGGTGCACTGGGCAACAGTCTGCTGATTGCTCCGCTAGCGACGCTATTGGCGACGGTACTCGGCGTGTTGGCATCAGTCGGGTTGGTGCGCGGTGAGTTTCGTGGCAAATCGTTGGTGATGGCGGTACTGATTTCACCGATGATTGCGCCGGTGGTGATTGTCGCGGTAGGGATGTTTTTCTTCTTTGCCAAACTGTCTCTGTTGAACAGCTATCTGGGTTTGGTATTGGCACATGCGATGCTGGGCGTGCCGTTCGTGGTGATTACGGTCACGGCGGTATTGAAGAACTACGATCACAACCTGACGCGCGCCGCCGCGAGTCTAGGTGCTTCGCCGCTGCTGGCTTTTCGCAAGGTGACGTTTCCGCTAATTGCACCCGGCGTGTTTTCCGGGGCGCTTTTTGCCTTTGCGACGTCGTTTGATGAGGTGATCGTCACACTGTTTCTCGCCAGCCCGCGCCAGCGTACGCTACCGCTACAGATGTTTGCCGGCATCCGCGAGAACCTCGACCCGACGATCGCCGCCGCCGCGACCATGATGGTGGGCGCTGCGCTTATCCTGCTGATCGTGATGGAAATCCTGCGCCGCCGCTCGGAGCGTTTACGGAGTGGGGGCTAA